From the Acinetobacter wanghuae genome, one window contains:
- a CDS encoding HlyD family secretion protein gives MTDVQQPLPHAVADLQQEQQLKSKRKKALSIVAMLVLTALIIFAIWRVFFNSSVTTDNAYVGAETASVTSMVSGQVAEVLVSDTQTVKKGEVLLRIDARDTEIAVNQAQAELMKAKRQYKQTSANSGALNSQVGVSDDTIHSAEAQVAQAKAALDKAQDELARREKLTASGAISREELSTAQSVLNNAKAGYDLAQAGLAQARSSQKAAQSTLAANDALIQGSNENSTPDVQIAQAKLKQALLDLERTEIKAPFDGVISRRSIQVGQRVAPGNVLMMVVPVSQLYVDANFKESQLKQVRPGQKVTLISDLYGDDVEYTGTVVGFSGGTGSAFALIPAQNATGNWIKVVQRLPVRIQLDPKQLAEHPLRVGLSMEATVDLSKK, from the coding sequence ATGACAGATGTTCAACAACCGCTACCACATGCAGTAGCAGATCTACAGCAAGAGCAACAGCTCAAATCGAAACGTAAAAAAGCCTTGAGTATTGTGGCAATGCTCGTACTGACTGCGCTGATTATATTTGCCATTTGGCGGGTATTTTTCAATAGTTCGGTGACCACAGACAATGCCTATGTCGGTGCTGAAACAGCGTCTGTCACTTCTATGGTGAGTGGACAAGTGGCAGAAGTACTGGTCAGTGATACGCAAACGGTCAAAAAAGGCGAAGTTTTACTAAGAATTGATGCGCGTGATACTGAGATTGCCGTCAATCAAGCCCAAGCAGAACTCATGAAAGCCAAGCGTCAATATAAACAGACCTCTGCAAATAGTGGTGCTTTAAACTCACAAGTCGGTGTCAGTGATGATACGATTCACAGTGCCGAAGCGCAAGTCGCACAAGCCAAAGCCGCTTTAGATAAAGCCCAAGATGAATTGGCGCGTCGTGAAAAATTAACGGCTAGTGGTGCGATTTCGAGAGAAGAATTGAGTACCGCGCAAAGTGTCTTGAATAATGCAAAAGCAGGTTATGACTTAGCTCAAGCTGGTTTAGCTCAGGCACGTTCAAGCCAAAAAGCGGCACAAAGTACCTTAGCGGCCAATGACGCTTTAATTCAAGGCAGCAATGAAAACTCAACACCAGATGTTCAAATTGCGCAAGCCAAACTTAAACAAGCACTATTAGATTTAGAACGTACCGAAATTAAAGCACCTTTTGATGGTGTGATTTCACGCCGTAGTATTCAAGTGGGGCAGCGTGTTGCACCGGGCAATGTGTTGATGATGGTTGTGCCTGTGAGCCAACTGTATGTGGATGCCAACTTTAAAGAAAGCCAATTGAAACAAGTTCGTCCCGGACAAAAAGTGACATTGATTTCTGACTTGTATGGCGATGATGTGGAATATACCGGTACGGTGGTTGGCTTTTCTGGCGGTACAGGTTCAGCGTTCGCTTTAATTCCTGCCCAAAATGCGACAGGTAACTGGATTAAAGTGGTTCAGCGTTTACCTGTCCGTATTCAACTCGACCCGAAGCAATTGGCTGAGCATCCGCTACGTGTGGGTTTATCCATGGAAGCGACTGTTGATTTAAGCAAGAAGTAA
- the hemB gene encoding porphobilinogen synthase: MTYTFNRPAFPATRMRRIRKNEHLRSMVRETHLSTDHLIYPVFVLPGQNQVEDIPSMPNVQRLSADLLVKKAERLLSLGVSKLALFPVTPQEDKSLTAEAAWREDGLVQTTVRLLKKELPEMVLITDGALDPYTTHGQDGILDDSGYVLNDETVEALIKQGLSHAEAGADIFAPSDMMDGRIAAIRQAFEANGHIYTNIMAYSAKYASSFYGPFRDAVGSSSNLKGGNKYTYQMDIGNRAEALHEIALDIQEGADMVIVKPGMPYLDIVREVKDTFGVPTFVYQVSGEYAMLAGAIQNGWLSDNVIIESLMSCRRAGADGIWTYFAEEAALKLKEMA, translated from the coding sequence ATGACCTATACGTTCAATCGTCCAGCGTTTCCTGCAACTCGCATGCGTCGTATTCGTAAAAATGAACATTTACGTTCGATGGTACGCGAAACTCATTTATCGACGGATCATCTCATTTATCCGGTATTTGTGTTGCCTGGGCAAAATCAGGTTGAAGATATTCCCAGTATGCCAAACGTTCAGCGCTTATCTGCTGACTTGTTGGTGAAAAAAGCAGAACGTTTACTTAGCCTTGGCGTGAGTAAATTAGCGCTATTTCCTGTCACACCACAAGAAGACAAAAGTCTGACAGCCGAAGCGGCTTGGCGTGAAGATGGTTTAGTGCAAACGACCGTTCGCCTACTGAAAAAAGAATTACCAGAAATGGTGCTCATTACCGATGGTGCACTTGATCCATATACCACACATGGTCAAGACGGCATTCTCGATGACAGCGGTTATGTACTGAATGATGAAACTGTTGAAGCTTTGATTAAACAAGGTTTAAGTCATGCCGAAGCAGGTGCTGATATTTTCGCACCCAGTGACATGATGGATGGTCGAATCGCCGCCATTCGCCAAGCCTTTGAAGCCAATGGTCATATTTATACTAACATCATGGCGTATTCTGCGAAATATGCCTCAAGCTTCTACGGTCCATTCCGTGATGCAGTCGGTTCATCTAGCAACCTAAAAGGCGGCAATAAATATACCTATCAAATGGATATTGGTAACCGTGCTGAAGCTTTACATGAAATCGCGCTTGATATTCAAGAAGGCGCAGACATGGTGATTGTTAAACCAGGTATGCCGTATTTAGATATCGTACGTGAAGTCAAAGATACCTTCGGTGTGCCAACCTTTGTTTATCAAGTGAGTGGCGAGTACGCGATGCTTGCAGGTGCAATCCAAAATGGATGGCTCTCAGACAATGTGATTATTGAGTCACTTATGTCATGTCGTCGTGCAGGTGCCGATGGTATTTGGACGTATTTTGCTGAAGAAGCAGCACTTAAGCTAAAAGAAATGGCTTAA
- a CDS encoding ABZJ_00895 family protein, translated as MSLTRYFIWFFCLCFIFTCVCGVLAALMPQGMGAVLTIFPYLIPMIWVLFKFLKREQRAPTQAERKKITWGFSLIYWLYNLTFLLLGIWVATFSNPNAWSDFQLYLQEPQFMTMVLTMCLLIAIPMYVLTYWFYGPQAKRMAQKMFSSS; from the coding sequence GTGTCATTAACTCGTTATTTTATTTGGTTTTTCTGTCTGTGCTTTATTTTTACCTGTGTTTGTGGCGTGCTTGCAGCGCTGATGCCACAGGGAATGGGCGCAGTATTAACCATTTTTCCTTATCTTATTCCGATGATTTGGGTGTTATTCAAGTTTTTAAAACGTGAACAACGCGCTCCCACCCAAGCCGAGCGTAAGAAAATAACGTGGGGATTTAGCCTGATTTATTGGTTATACAACCTTACGTTTTTATTATTAGGTATTTGGGTGGCGACATTTTCAAATCCAAATGCATGGAGTGATTTTCAATTGTACCTCCAAGAGCCACAATTCATGACGATGGTTCTGACAATGTGCTTGCTGATTGCGATTCCAATGTATGTATTAACCTATTGGTTTTATGGTCCACAAGCCAAACGTATGGCACAAAAAATGTTTTCTTCATCTTAA
- the glpK gene encoding glycerol kinase GlpK, giving the protein MSYLLALDQGTTSSRAIIFDECGHIHASAQREIQIQTPHSGWVEQDALEIWSTQIAVVQQALANANILAKDIKAIGLTNQRETTVVWDKRTGKPLAPAIIWQDRRATDWCNQLIQNNLQDKIQQLTGLRIDPYFSAGKLVWLLDHIDGLRALAQQGHIAFGTVDSWLIWNLTQGAEHVIEATNASRTMLMNLKTQQWDEELLALFDIPRAVLPKIIASDSYVADTATGLLGADIPITGILGDQQSALFGQSCFEVGTAKNTYGTGCFMLFNTGSDVQLSQNKLLSTLAWQAQEQATYALEGSVFMAGAVVQWLRDGLSIIQKSADVEKLACKVSNSDGVVLVPAFTGLGAPHWDSEARAIMCGMSRGTNKAHIARAALESIAFQVSDVLTAMQSDITQPLKELRVDGGASQNDMLMQFQADLLNVPVLRPKMLESTAWGAAAMAGLKAGVFSNLDDIAQSWQLERAFEPKMQDDERQQHLDKWQTALRRARSDI; this is encoded by the coding sequence ATGAGTTACTTATTGGCTCTCGATCAGGGCACAACCTCAAGCCGCGCTATTATTTTCGATGAATGCGGACATATTCACGCCAGCGCACAGCGAGAAATCCAAATTCAAACCCCACATTCAGGTTGGGTGGAACAAGATGCTTTAGAAATTTGGTCAACCCAAATTGCGGTGGTGCAACAAGCCCTTGCGAATGCCAATATTTTAGCCAAAGACATTAAAGCCATTGGTTTGACCAATCAGCGTGAAACAACTGTTGTTTGGGATAAACGCACAGGAAAACCGCTCGCACCTGCTATTATTTGGCAAGACCGTCGTGCAACCGATTGGTGCAATCAACTTATTCAAAATAATTTACAAGACAAAATTCAACAGCTCACAGGCTTACGCATCGACCCTTATTTTAGTGCAGGGAAATTGGTGTGGTTACTCGACCATATTGACGGTTTGCGTGCCCTCGCCCAACAAGGACATATAGCTTTTGGCACAGTCGACAGTTGGCTCATTTGGAATTTAACCCAAGGTGCAGAGCATGTCATTGAAGCCACTAATGCCTCTCGTACCATGCTTATGAATCTAAAAACACAACAATGGGATGAAGAACTGCTGGCGCTATTCGATATTCCACGCGCTGTTTTACCCAAAATTATTGCTTCAGACAGTTATGTCGCTGATACCGCGACGGGTTTGCTCGGGGCAGACATTCCGATTACTGGCATTTTAGGCGATCAACAATCAGCGCTCTTTGGTCAGTCTTGCTTTGAAGTCGGTACAGCAAAAAACACCTACGGCACAGGCTGCTTTATGCTGTTTAACACTGGAAGTGACGTACAACTAAGTCAAAATAAATTACTTTCGACTTTAGCGTGGCAAGCCCAAGAGCAAGCGACCTATGCATTAGAAGGCAGCGTCTTTATGGCGGGTGCTGTAGTCCAATGGCTGCGTGATGGTTTAAGCATTATTCAAAAAAGCGCAGATGTAGAAAAACTTGCCTGTAAAGTCTCGAATAGTGATGGTGTGGTACTGGTACCTGCTTTTACTGGACTTGGGGCACCGCACTGGGACAGTGAAGCCCGCGCCATCATGTGTGGCATGTCACGCGGCACAAACAAAGCGCATATTGCACGTGCTGCGTTGGAATCCATTGCATTTCAAGTCTCTGACGTGCTGACCGCTATGCAATCGGATATTACTCAGCCATTAAAAGAATTACGTGTTGATGGTGGCGCAAGTCAAAACGATATGCTGATGCAATTCCAAGCAGATCTATTAAATGTACCTGTCCTCCGCCCCAAAATGCTTGAATCAACGGCATGGGGTGCAGCAGCGATGGCAGGCTTAAAGGCAGGGGTATTTTCTAACTTAGATGATATTGCACAATCTTGGCAACTTGAACGCGCTTTTGAACCTAAAATGCAAGATGATGAACGCCAGCAGCATTTAGATAAATGGCAAACCGCATTACGACGCGCTCGATCTGATATCTAA
- a CDS encoding tyrosine-type recombinase/integrase: protein MKRKDIKRRPLSDTVLANLEPESKEYRELDGEGLYFRVKPDGKKGWLFRYKKPDGKWSWLGIGTYPEISGANARKKAKEVMNDISGGDNPIITKQQRKQQELEQNNATFESLAREWLDTKLHHWVSDTMVRNKGALEKHIFPVFGKRLYTEIRPIEWMNHLKGIQQEKGIFEQVNRIRAMCRDIYDFAKVTGRIDYNPLEGLQKYLQQGKKENMAHVSEQELPALIRAINNYPTHDVKIGLQLLAMLFCRPSELRGATWDEFDLDQGLWNIPEHRMKKRREHVIPLPTQAIALLNELKSYQTNSDYLFPSRSDKNKPKSDTVFIMALRRMGYEGRQTPHGFRHIASTLLNNRGFDERHIESALAHVKDGVAGVYNKAQYLQDRKQMMQWYADYVTSF from the coding sequence ATGAAAAGAAAAGATATTAAACGCCGTCCTTTATCCGATACTGTCTTAGCCAATCTCGAACCTGAATCAAAAGAATACCGAGAACTCGACGGCGAAGGCTTGTATTTCCGTGTGAAGCCCGATGGCAAAAAAGGCTGGTTATTCCGTTATAAAAAACCTGATGGCAAATGGTCATGGTTAGGCATTGGCACTTATCCTGAAATCTCAGGGGCGAATGCCCGAAAAAAAGCTAAAGAGGTCATGAATGATATTTCAGGCGGTGACAATCCCATCATTACCAAGCAACAAAGAAAGCAACAGGAACTTGAGCAGAATAATGCCACCTTTGAATCCTTAGCCCGTGAATGGTTGGATACTAAACTTCATCATTGGGTGAGTGACACAATGGTGAGAAACAAAGGGGCATTAGAAAAGCATATCTTCCCTGTGTTTGGTAAACGCTTATATACAGAAATCAGACCGATCGAATGGATGAATCATTTAAAAGGTATTCAGCAAGAAAAAGGCATCTTTGAACAGGTCAATCGTATTCGTGCCATGTGCCGTGATATTTATGATTTTGCAAAGGTGACAGGGCGCATTGATTACAATCCTTTAGAAGGACTGCAAAAGTATCTTCAACAGGGCAAAAAAGAAAACATGGCTCACGTTAGTGAGCAAGAACTTCCAGCCTTGATCAGAGCCATTAATAACTATCCGACTCATGATGTGAAAATCGGTTTGCAGCTTTTGGCAATGTTGTTTTGCCGTCCGAGTGAGTTAAGAGGTGCAACATGGGACGAGTTCGATTTAGATCAAGGTTTATGGAATATTCCTGAGCATCGGATGAAAAAACGCCGTGAGCATGTGATTCCTTTACCGACTCAAGCCATTGCCTTGTTAAATGAGTTAAAGAGCTATCAGACCAATTCTGATTATTTATTTCCAAGTCGATCAGACAAGAACAAGCCAAAGTCAGACACCGTTTTTATTATGGCACTTCGCCGAATGGGTTATGAGGGCAGACAAACGCCACACGGTTTTAGGCATATTGCCAGTACCTTGTTAAACAATCGTGGTTTTGATGAAAGGCATATTGAGTCAGCTTTGGCACACGTAAAAGATGGCGTGGCTGGTGTATACAACAAGGCGCAATATTTACAAGATCGTAAACAGATGATGCAGTGGTATGCGGATTACGTAACTAGTTTTTAG
- a CDS encoding thioesterase family protein, whose translation MTQAEKSWTGSVQDGSEINIDRIFDKLTQAFNTSPFFQHAGMQMRVVDGQIEAYIDMQDFMIGNVAYQILHGGVAATILDSIGGITAMGELYKKATLDDIDDVGKKASRLATVDMRVDYLAPGRGQYFTARAETLRLGRKGCTMRMTLINDEAKPIATAIASYAY comes from the coding sequence ATGACGCAAGCAGAGAAAAGTTGGACCGGTAGTGTTCAAGACGGTTCAGAGATCAATATTGACCGCATTTTTGACAAATTAACTCAAGCATTTAACACCTCTCCCTTCTTTCAACATGCGGGTATGCAAATGCGTGTGGTGGACGGTCAGATTGAAGCTTATATTGATATGCAAGATTTTATGATTGGCAATGTGGCTTATCAGATTTTGCATGGCGGTGTGGCTGCCACAATTTTAGACAGTATTGGCGGCATCACGGCAATGGGCGAGCTTTATAAAAAAGCGACTTTGGATGATATTGATGACGTTGGAAAAAAAGCATCACGCTTAGCCACCGTGGATATGCGGGTCGATTATTTAGCACCGGGGCGTGGTCAATACTTTACTGCACGGGCTGAAACCCTACGTTTAGGGCGTAAAGGCTGCACCATGCGTATGACTTTAATTAATGATGAAGCGAAACCGATTGCAACTGCAATTGCCTCTTATGCTTATTAA
- a CDS encoding AAA family ATPase: MKILRLSLNNLASLAGTHHIHFDHQPLAHAGLIAITGKTGAGKSTLLDAMCLALYNEVPRLKGAAGSLKDTGGQDISIKDSKNILRRGTTSGFAELEFIALDGKRYQARWEIRRARNKVDGNLKVERAITCLDDQRVLNQKISEATPIIEKLIGLSFEQFTRAVLLAQSEVGAFLKAKDNERADLLEYLTNSHIFSLVSIKAAEKYSQVKQQRAELENLIGHIEILSPDNIEQLIQQQKQFGLTLQNLQQSEKLLENERKWHLDRHKMYADVHAKKEVYDVQLDAVTKSAPQQILLEQLDTFQSIREQFVQHAKLAPQKVQIQQQQSQFSQAFEALKTQVASEQSQFNALQHKLQQFSEHREVLKPHLELGLKLDHEINTVSEQYKKLNAEQINFQRDRLQPLEQNIQQQQLNLNHIRSKQQQLTQQLNETQAFSSFDQEPQSILQRLNDYAIQYQQLEQDNAEMLQLPLNEIQQRSQEYCNQITQLTEQYQSLAHLEQQLSTVQQQRQQQQSTQVKIEHIQQRLQQLVQQSKDNKKLQTEILAQEQQLQQRQHAERQLQQQLEAEQKAFTQLETVLIEQRLLHTQSVQELRAQLKTDEPCMVCGSLDHPFITGHELLEQGLQQLQEQQLQQAKQKLEHLLEQKQQENIETSKQHAVLEQQQQRFNSQTADLTRQKNELIGQIKHFAIDVNHQDLSVLATDIHRYHAQLNSQIQAALEQEQHLQQHLNQWRESQQQRHQLQLLQQQREQLEQLISPVVERLPSQYQTVPPMTWLHQVKQQLAQRIQYLTEQKNIEHDLNTHQQSLEKSQYQLQLEQQNYADLDQKLQQLIQQGKDLRHQLAELTEHYAGKTYRIALDWQTDLDQEHAALAQALEQQRQKVQQADAELHQANLKVQEFITRLHELEQQLHQAEQAIQSWQLTHPHVTQSMIEQWLAINLAQHQQLRQDLMNQKQILENAKTAWQLLEEQYQAHLKRQPEHEFELIEQKLSDIHLEKTTQQDAFNELDAKLRINASNQATYAKYQTQIEQVKAEEYRWGRIYDLIGHKEGTKFQKIAQEHHLDILVEYANQQLQPLAPRYQLHRIPNSLSLAIIDLDMNSEIRPVLSLSGGETFLVSLALALAIANMASGSMKLESLFIDEGFGTLDPASLHMVMNALDHLQSQGRKVVLISHVQEMHERIPVQIQVKPVGAGASTIEVIG, encoded by the coding sequence ATGAAAATTTTACGACTTAGTTTAAATAATTTGGCATCTTTGGCAGGCACACATCATATTCATTTTGACCATCAACCGCTTGCTCATGCAGGTTTAATTGCGATTACAGGTAAAACGGGCGCAGGTAAATCGACTTTACTCGATGCGATGTGCTTAGCGCTGTATAACGAAGTACCACGCCTGAAAGGTGCCGCAGGAAGTTTAAAAGATACCGGTGGACAAGATATTTCAATTAAAGATTCTAAAAATATTCTGCGTCGTGGCACCACATCGGGTTTTGCTGAGCTTGAATTTATCGCCCTTGATGGTAAGCGTTACCAAGCCCGTTGGGAGATTCGCCGCGCACGCAACAAAGTAGATGGTAATTTAAAAGTCGAACGTGCCATCACCTGTCTGGATGATCAACGTGTATTGAATCAAAAAATTTCTGAAGCGACACCGATCATCGAAAAATTGATTGGTTTGAGTTTCGAACAATTCACTCGTGCAGTGCTGCTTGCTCAATCTGAAGTCGGCGCTTTTTTAAAAGCCAAAGACAACGAACGTGCAGACTTGCTCGAGTATTTAACTAACTCGCATATTTTTAGTTTGGTCAGTATCAAAGCCGCAGAAAAATACAGTCAGGTCAAACAGCAACGTGCTGAACTTGAAAACCTGATTGGGCATATTGAAATTTTATCTCCAGACAACATCGAGCAGTTAATTCAACAACAAAAACAATTCGGATTAACCTTACAGAATTTACAGCAGTCAGAAAAGCTGCTTGAAAATGAAAGAAAATGGCATCTGGATCGGCATAAAATGTATGCCGATGTACATGCAAAAAAAGAAGTGTATGACGTTCAGCTTGATGCTGTCACAAAATCAGCACCACAACAAATCTTGTTAGAACAACTTGATACGTTCCAATCCATTCGTGAGCAATTTGTGCAACATGCGAAATTAGCCCCGCAAAAAGTACAGATTCAACAACAGCAAAGCCAATTTAGCCAAGCATTTGAAGCGCTTAAAACACAAGTCGCGAGTGAACAAAGCCAATTCAATGCGCTACAACACAAACTGCAACAATTTTCAGAGCACCGAGAAGTACTTAAACCGCATTTAGAACTCGGGCTTAAACTTGACCATGAAATCAATACCGTTTCTGAACAGTATAAAAAGTTAAATGCTGAACAAATCAACTTTCAGCGGGATCGTTTACAACCTTTAGAACAAAATATTCAACAGCAGCAATTGAATCTAAATCACATTCGTTCCAAACAACAGCAGCTGACTCAACAACTCAATGAAACTCAGGCATTCAGCAGTTTTGATCAAGAACCTCAAAGCATTTTGCAGCGTTTAAATGACTATGCAATACAGTATCAACAGCTTGAGCAAGACAATGCCGAGATGCTCCAGCTGCCCTTGAATGAGATTCAGCAACGCTCGCAGGAGTATTGCAATCAAATTACCCAATTGACTGAACAATATCAGTCTTTAGCGCATTTAGAACAGCAACTCAGTACGGTTCAACAACAACGCCAACAGCAACAATCGACTCAAGTCAAAATTGAGCATATACAGCAACGTCTACAACAACTTGTGCAACAATCAAAAGACAATAAAAAGCTGCAAACCGAGATTCTGGCTCAAGAGCAGCAATTACAACAGCGACAACATGCTGAACGACAATTACAGCAGCAACTTGAAGCTGAACAAAAAGCGTTTACACAACTTGAAACTGTGCTCATAGAGCAACGTCTTTTACATACCCAAAGCGTGCAAGAATTAAGGGCGCAGCTCAAAACCGATGAGCCGTGTATGGTCTGTGGCAGCCTTGACCATCCTTTTATAACGGGTCATGAATTGCTTGAACAAGGCTTGCAACAACTGCAAGAACAGCAATTACAACAGGCCAAACAAAAGCTTGAGCATTTGCTTGAACAGAAACAGCAAGAAAATATTGAAACCTCAAAACAACACGCGGTGCTTGAACAACAGCAGCAACGTTTCAATTCACAGACAGCGGATTTAACACGTCAAAAAAATGAGTTGATTGGACAGATCAAGCACTTTGCGATTGATGTTAATCATCAGGATTTATCTGTTTTAGCAACAGATATTCATCGCTATCATGCTCAGTTAAATAGCCAAATCCAAGCCGCTCTAGAACAAGAACAACATTTGCAACAACACTTAAATCAATGGCGTGAATCACAGCAGCAACGACATCAACTGCAATTATTACAACAGCAGCGCGAACAGCTTGAACAGCTGATCTCGCCCGTTGTTGAGCGATTGCCGAGCCAATATCAGACCGTGCCGCCCATGACATGGCTACATCAAGTGAAGCAACAGTTAGCGCAGCGTATTCAGTATTTAACAGAACAAAAAAATATTGAACATGATTTAAATACACATCAACAGTCGCTCGAAAAAAGCCAATATCAGCTTCAACTTGAACAGCAAAACTATGCAGATTTAGATCAAAAATTGCAGCAATTGATTCAACAAGGCAAAGATTTACGTCATCAACTGGCAGAACTGACCGAACACTATGCAGGCAAAACCTATCGTATCGCGCTAGATTGGCAAACGGATCTCGATCAGGAACATGCAGCCTTAGCACAGGCACTTGAGCAACAACGTCAAAAAGTACAACAGGCAGATGCCGAATTACATCAAGCCAATTTAAAAGTGCAAGAATTTATCACTCGCTTGCATGAACTAGAACAACAGCTTCATCAAGCGGAACAAGCGATTCAGTCTTGGCAATTGACCCATCCACACGTCACCCAATCGATGATTGAACAGTGGTTAGCGATCAATTTAGCTCAACATCAACAACTCCGTCAGGATTTAATGAATCAAAAACAAATTTTAGAAAATGCTAAAACTGCATGGCAGCTCTTAGAGGAACAATATCAAGCACATTTAAAGCGACAACCCGAGCATGAATTTGAGCTCATTGAGCAAAAGCTGAGTGACATCCATCTTGAAAAAACCACTCAACAAGATGCCTTTAATGAGCTTGATGCCAAACTGCGGATAAATGCCAGTAATCAAGCCACTTATGCGAAATATCAAACTCAAATTGAACAAGTTAAAGCTGAGGAATACCGTTGGGGTCGGATCTATGACTTGATTGGGCATAAAGAAGGCACTAAATTCCAAAAAATCGCGCAAGAGCATCATTTGGATATTCTGGTGGAATATGCCAACCAACAACTACAACCACTTGCACCACGTTATCAATTGCACCGTATTCCGAACAGTTTAAGCTTAGCCATTATTGACCTCGATATGAACAGCGAAATCCGTCCTGTCCTGTCACTCTCAGGCGGTGAAACTTTCCTTGTTTCTTTGGCTTTAGCACTGGCGATTGCCAATATGGCATCGGGTTCAATGAAGCTTGAATCGCTGTTTATTGATGAAGGCTTCGGCACACTCGACCCTGCATCCTTGCATATGGTCATGAATGCACTAGATCATTTGCAAAGCCAAGGGCGTAAAGTCGTGCTCATTTCACATGTTCAAGAAATGCATGAACGGATTCCGGTACAGATTCAGGTCAAGCCTGTAGGTGCAGGTGCAAGTACCATCGAGGTAATAGGTTAA
- a CDS encoding DHA2 family efflux MFS transporter permease subunit codes for MNPTEVIPQLKGGKLILAAFVLALANFMVVLDMTIANVSVPHITGSLAVSASQGTWVITSYAVAEAICVPLTGWLAGRFGAVRTFSVSLFGFTLFSILCGLSTSLEMLVICRIGQGLFGGPIMPLSQTLLMRIFPPEKQSQAMGMWAMTTVVGPILGPILGGSISDNWSWHWIFFINIPVGLVCAYAAMRLLKSVETPIHRLKIDMGGLFLLVLWIGALQLMLDLGHERDWFNHPSIVILAIIALLGLIIFTIWELTERNPMVNIHIFKYRSFTISVLALAFGFGAFFGSIVLIPQWLQINLGYTATWAGYLTATMGFGSLLMSPIVAKMATKYDQRALACFGLCLLGGVTLMRAFWVTDADFMALALPQILQGFAVPFFFIPLSNMALASVLPQEMASAAGLMNFLRTMAGAIGASLAVTIWDDHSKVARSELVGNLHVTESQNTLMQQGMSDSSALAYISNLVDREASTLAANHVFLVLAAVFIFAGLMIWLCPRPKSGMGDMPSH; via the coding sequence ATGAATCCGACAGAAGTGATCCCTCAGCTCAAAGGTGGCAAGCTGATTCTGGCTGCCTTTGTTTTGGCGCTTGCCAATTTTATGGTCGTCTTAGATATGACCATTGCCAATGTTTCTGTACCGCATATTACGGGGAGCCTCGCAGTGTCTGCATCGCAGGGCACATGGGTGATTACCTCTTATGCTGTTGCCGAAGCGATTTGTGTGCCTTTAACGGGCTGGTTAGCCGGTCGATTTGGTGCAGTGCGTACCTTTAGCGTCAGTTTATTTGGTTTTACATTGTTCTCCATACTCTGTGGACTTTCGACCAGTTTAGAGATGTTGGTGATTTGCCGAATTGGTCAGGGTTTGTTTGGTGGTCCAATTATGCCACTCAGTCAAACCTTGCTTATGCGTATTTTCCCACCTGAAAAGCAATCGCAAGCGATGGGTATGTGGGCAATGACCACAGTAGTAGGTCCGATTCTTGGACCCATTTTAGGCGGCTCGATTAGTGATAATTGGTCGTGGCATTGGATTTTCTTTATCAATATTCCTGTAGGTTTAGTTTGTGCCTATGCGGCAATGCGCTTATTAAAATCAGTAGAAACCCCCATTCATCGTCTTAAAATTGATATGGGTGGTCTATTTTTATTGGTGTTATGGATTGGTGCTTTACAGTTAATGCTCGACTTGGGTCATGAGCGTGATTGGTTTAATCATCCATCTATTGTGATTCTTGCCATTATTGCATTGCTTGGTTTGATTATATTTACCATTTGGGAGCTGACAGAACGCAATCCTATGGTGAATATTCATATCTTTAAATATCGAAGTTTCACCATTTCTGTTTTAGCGTTGGCATTTGGTTTTGGCGCATTCTTTGGCAGTATTGTGTTGATCCCGCAGTGGCTACAAATTAACTTGGGCTATACCGCGACATGGGCGGGGTATTTAACTGCAACGATGGGCTTTGGTAGTTTGCTGATGTCACCCATCGTCGCGAAAATGGCAACCAAATATGATCAGCGTGCTTTAGCCTGTTTTGGTTTATGTCTACTCGGTGGCGTGACCTTAATGCGTGCCTTTTGGGTGACGGATGCCGACTTTATGGCATTGGCTTTGCCCCAAATTTTGCAGGGCTTTGCTGTGCCATTCTTCTTTATTCCTTTATCAAATATGGCATTGGCATCGGTATTACCACAGGAAATGGCATCGGCTGCGGGTTTAATGAATTTCCTGCGAACGATGGCAGGTGCGATTGGTGCATCGCTTGCGGTCACCATTTGGGATGATCATAGCAAGGTTGCGCGTAGCGAATTGGTGGGCAACTTGCATGTGACTGAATCGCAAAATACTTTGATGCAGCAGGGGATGAGTGACAGCAGTGCTTTGGCGTATATCTCCAACTTGGTCGATCGAGAAGCCTCTACATTAGCCGCCAATCATGTCTTTTTAGTGCTTGCTGCGGTGTTCATTTTTGCAGGGCTGATGATTTGGCTCTGTCCGCGACCCAAATCAGGTATGGGGGATATGCCATCTCATTAA